The Oncorhynchus mykiss isolate Arlee chromosome 20, USDA_OmykA_1.1, whole genome shotgun sequence genomic sequence taaataaaacactgtctcaactcctaccgaaggtggctcttcttcctgttcgggtggcgctcgggggtcgtcgtcaccggcctactagctgccacgatctctttttccttttctgttggtttggtctgatttgtttcacctgtttcttgtttagatGTTTAGTTTGGCTATTTAAGTCGGTAGGCCGCCTGCTGTTCATGTGTTTGGCTATTTAAGTTGGTAGGCCCACCTGCTCTTCGTGTGTTTGGCTATTTAAGTTGGTAGGCCCACCTGCTCTTCGTGTGTTTGGCTATTTAAGTtggtaggcccgcctgctcttcgTGTGTTTGGCTATTTAAGTTGGTAGGCCCTCCTGCTCTTCGGGTGTTTGGCTATTTAAGTTGGTAGGCCGCTTGCTCTTCGTGTGGGCTTGTAATTCCCACTTTGTATGTGTGGTAGTTCATTCTTGGTTTCGTTCCTATGTTGGGCATTTGTTTTATGACGCTCAGTTGGATTGTATTTACTATGTGGCCCTGTGCTTAATAAATTCACAACTTTCtgcctcctgcacctgactccgcacccactacgccTAAGATCGTCACAaccccataaaaatctgtcagtttaaactagagagaTCAGGGTTTTTCATTGGATGAATCTCAATCCACCGTATCCATATCCGTCCCCTgacgtctgtagcgtccaaatGGTTTGATCTACaaactatggaaagaggagactctcacaaacacgatggtgGTCTCCATTTTGTcaggggactcgtctgaagtcggaaCTGTGGATTTGTCAACTGTCTGAGCTGATGTGTGTTTTGACTGGAGAGTTGTATTGTGCTGAACGAGGTCCAGTCATTCCTTTCCATCATCAGCTCTTTGCCACTAGAGAGTCTATAGTGTTATCAGAGCTGTCTAGTAGCCAGGGCTGGATCTATACATCCATTAGCGATACAACACACATTACAGAGAGACAAGCTACtacagaagcagagagagggaaggacatgTATGAAAGTTGTagcgtgtgtgtagtgtgttgtgtgtgtgtagtgtttgtatgtgtgcatTTACAACAATACCAAATATGTAAAGTCTCAATACTTGTTGACTTGCCTCAGGCCTTTACACACTAATGGTATAGTTTAAGTACGAGTGGTGTCTGTGAGTGGGACTATGAATGGACGACAGGCTGAAGACATCCTAACCATGGCAGGAGAAGGTGTGTGTAGCATGGTGTGATTTTAACACTTGGAGCTGAGCTGAGTTGAGGCTCATCACAGTTCAGAGGTCAGGGCTGATCTAAAGCCACAGTGACAAGTGCAACTGGGATACTGCAGTCAGTCTCAACACCTCCTTCAGATCACACACCCacactgtcaacacacacacacgccttccAGCCACCaatacacccacatacacacttcCCCAAAATCACCCCTGCAGTCCAGGATTGTCCAATAAACCTTGTTCAGACAGGCTGCCCCCCCAACCTCCTTCACTCCTTCCCTCCTtagctctcctctcttccccctctcctcctttcctcctctcctcttcaagtCAATGTAAAGGCCTGTACTCTGCCCAGTAGCTGTCTACTCCAATTCTACACTAATATCAGCCTTAGTGGTACTTGTTCAATCACCTTGATGAATTCCCCTTTACAACGGTCCTGGAGTATGGAGAGTTTCTATTGTTAACTGACGTCTCCATGGAGACCAATAACCTtctacatgacacacacacacacacacacacacacacacacacacacacacacacacacacacacacacacacacacacacacacacacacacacacacacacacacacacacagaacttgAAATGCTTGACTTCCTAAGAAAATAATCTACAtgacacaggcacagacagacaacTCACACGTCTAACCGCCAAAGAGGTAACCTCTACTTGATACATCAAACAGAAGTATTTAGAGATGAACAGAAATCCTTCCTATTTAGCCAGAGTGTTTGAGGCATGAAATCACATTCCAAATCCCAGGTAGAACAACTAGTATACCTGACCTACAGATGCATTAACTAAGTGGAACACACAAAACCCCCTTCAGTTGAACTCCACTCTCAGTGTGAACGGCCACTCATGTAAAAGACAACCATTAAATCACCACGAATGTGTGAAGAAACAATCAGTCCTGAAACACACTTCTGGTACAAAATGTGTTCCTCGAAATGAAATATGGAATGTATGAAATATACAGTCAGTTCTGACACAAgtttctctcctctgctctcctccattCCCACACATTTTATTCATCTGAGCTATTCTAAAAGCTGAGATAAAAcaatctttctcctctcctctcctctcttcctctcctctcttcctctccactcctctcctctcctcctctcctccacgtctctcctcctccactcctctcctctcctccacttctctcctctcctctcctctcctctgagggtCAGTAAGAGTGAGGGAGGGCCAGTGCGGgtgaggggaagagagtgagggagagacagagggagagagagagagggggggggagaaacagaaagaaacagagagagagagaggatctagTATGCTAAATTACCATCAGAATGTAGGCTAACATTTCTTTACACCTAGTCTAGAGGGAGGAATGATTTATTGATAATTTTGCAATCAAGAAGATGCAAGTATGCAGTGAAATTCAGCTTGAATATAGAAATTCAAAACCACCACATCAACTAGACATTTACTGATAGAATCATCTCACAGTAAAATGTATTCATATTAGACAGGACATACACTCATAAGATCAACTGttcattgtattcattgtattaaCCTGAACTTAACCACTTGAGCATTTCATGAATTTCATTAATGCTCTAGTCCACATTTTACTGTCAGaatgtatagacacacacacagtgccggTGGTAGGTATGTAAATTATGGACATGTGAACAGCATGCATCTGCTCCTGTTCTTTCCAGTCACAACTATTTATACCTGACTGGAatgtcactacacacacacacacacacacacacacacacacacacacacacacacacacacacacacacacacacacacacacacacacacacacacacacacacacacacacacacacacacacacacgcacacacacacacgcacacacacacacacacacacggtataacacacacacggtATAACACAGAAGTAGACACTCACATTCTCTCTGTGTTGCGAGGTATATTCCGGGGCATGGTTTTGATGCCCAGCCCATGGCAGTCAACTGTGGTGCCAGTGCAGGTGCACAGGGCAGGGCATGTGCTGGCATAGCCTGTCACCAGGGCACAGAGAACCAGCACACACACCAGGTACCCAGGTAACCTCCCCATGCCTGCCCCAGAACAAGCTCCTCTCCCGGGCATGATCTCCATCTCTGCAGCCTCCTGCTTCTCAAATCCTGGCTCCAAAAAAGCCTtattttctctttccttctcccactttctccttctctcttcaaaAAGTTCTACTACACAGTGAGGTTTTCTACAATCAGTGTGTAGCCTCTTGTAGTATGGGAAAGAAATCTAACTGTTTCAACATAAAATGGGACTACAAATAAGTCCTCAGTTGGTGAGCAAAGAAGGTTAGAGGATTTAAATGTGCTGCAGTCTCATATTTCTTCTCCTGTTGGTGTTTTCTGAAAGGCTTGATTATCTTCTCTTGTTCTGTCCTTGCAAAGGGaactatcctcctctctcttctctttgtggAGTTGTTCTGTTCTGCACTTGTTGGCTcacgtctctctctgtcctgctctactctgcttGTCTGATGATGGGGGAATGGGGAAAGAACAGAATgaaaaagtctctctctctcctacacacaCAGCAGTCATCCATCACTAGGATCTACTAATAGCAGACCCCTGactccacccctcccccacatatcctccctccctcctcacataACACCTCCCTTCAGAACCCTGCCtgaactctctcattctctctctctcacacactatcTCTCATTCGGTCTCATTCTGTCTTCTAGTCTCTCAATTTCTCTTTTATtctcacaactctctctctctgtactttattctgtttcattctctccctcctgtctatTCTCGCTCTCTGTTCTTTATTCTgtttcattctctccctcctgtctattctctctctctgtcctttactctgattcattctctccctccggtctattctctctctcccagacttgCCTCCATGCAGCGCCTACAGAGCAGAGAGCATTAACCTCAACTTCTGTCCCCAGCATCACAAAGGAACAaaggattatgtgtgtgtgtgtgtgtgtgtgtttgtgtgtgtgtgtgtgtgtgtgtgtgtgtgtgtgtgtgtgtgtgtgtgtgtgtgtgtgtgtgtgtgtgtgtgtgtgtgtgtgtgtgtgtgtgtgtgtgtgtgtgtgtgtaaatacatAATTTAAATTTCTGACATCACCTGACAGGGACTTGGACATTAGTGGATTGTTGAAGTCCTTAGTGGTGGCTAAGAGGAGGTTAGTCTCCATCTTCTCTCCACACAATTAAATGAACACTTCTGGTTTAAATCCAGCACCGGCTTGGCTCAATTTAGCCTGGCTCTGCACAGCTCACTGTGTCTAACCCTCCACTTCATCTCTTCCTGCTCTGTGGTGAAACCATCCCAATACCAACACTACAACAGAACCTGAAGGTCCCTGGAACCCTAatctctgtctgacagagagaggggggagaaaaggagagagaaatagatggagGGGGTTGAGAGAGGGGTACTGTGCAAaagaagagagaaggagtgtgtgCTCTGTTCTTCCCAGTCCTTGCCATGATGCTTGGTTGAATGGGTCTAATCTAGCATGTCTACATTTAACAAACTGTGTCTGGAGAACCCATTCTAAATAAAAACCCTGAGTTACATTCAAATCTAATCTATATTGTCACGTTCgttgaacacaacaggtgtagtagaccttactgtgaaatggttACTGACAAGcatttaaccaacaatgcagttttgagAAAATACCTAATAAAGTAAGAGAGAAGAATAAGAAATAATCAACGAGCAGCAGTCAATAACAATAGTGGgactttatacagggggtacctgtacagagtcaatgtgtcagtgtgcggggggcaccggtgtcgaggtaattcaggtaatatgtacatgtaggtagagttatttaagtgactatgcattgataataacagagagtagcagcagcttagaAGAGGTGGGGGGCAACACCTGTGTTTGACGTGGTAACTATGTACAGTAGTGAACATTGGTATGTCCAGCACGGTCCCTGCTGTCCTGTTGTGCATTTAcaggacctgagagagagagagagagagaacctgcaATActtacaatacacaatacaacacaGATGTCCACAATGTATACTTACCATACCAAACATGTAACGACTCAGACACCATAATGACTCACGCGTTTAATGACTCTGGTTTCAGGTCATCTTTACAGAAGGCTGATCTTTTGTATCTCAAGTCCTCCATCTGGTGGTTAACAATTCAACTGCACTCAGTCACTACAGACCAGACACCAGTTCCAGCATGCAGTTTAGCAGACAACTAAATTCACTAAATACCTGTAAATAAATGAAACTCTCAAACATGTACAttaaatattaaatattaccAGATGATCAGTATTTCACACAACCAATAACAACAACATGAAATAAAGAGGTTTCTTTGATGATCTTTTAATGTCAGTTTGTTTCACATCTTCACATCAGCACCAATAATGACAGACGTTGTGTTATACCTGGTGTCATCCCAGACCCAGTAGCCTGTAGAACATTCACTGATAACAGTTTAACACAGAGCTCTGTAGCTCAATAGTCAGATCAATATCATGTCCTTGTTTCATGTTGTAATGCTGCAGACACTGTCAGGGACATAGACAGGTAAACGTTGACACTAGAAAAGGACATTCTGACAAGGATTCAAGTTATTCACAATTACACTAAAGTCAGTAGTTAATATTAGAAGATATGGTTGATCTAGTCAGGATTCAGAGGTCAATATATTTGAATGTTAAAATATGTAGAAACAGAGTACCAATGCAGATGAGCCTATACATGTAACACAACTTTAGAAGAAATGACATCGATATTGTAACACAGATTGCATTAAAAGACAATTGTAACATTATCAAAACTAAGAACATAAAAATGAATAATACATAAAATATTGAATAAAACATGAGTCGATGCAAataacagaataaaacaatgtGATCACTAAGACACATAGTAGTTGTACTCTGATGAAGTAAAACACAAAGAAAAGTCTTCAAGTGTAAAACGTAGTTTAATTAGAGAGAAAATCAGTGTTGTAAATAAAGACTTTGTCTACAGAAACAAAATCCTAATAAACAGTGAGTTCACCAGTAGTAATAACACTATACCTTCAGATACTCCTAGACCTTGGACCTCTCACTCACATCTAGGGCCCAGAGGTTTTCCTTAACCCAGCCACATTTAGGGTCCAGAGGTTTTCCTTAACATGTGAACCAACCACATCTAGGGCCCAGAGGTTTTTCTTAACTGGTGAACCAACCACATCTAGGGCCCAGAGGTTTTCCTTAACATGTGAACCAACCACATCTAGGGCCCAGAGGTTTTCCTTAACATGTGAACCAACCACATCTAGGGCCCAGAGGTTTTCCTTAACATGTGACCCAACCACACCTTGGGCCCAGAGGTTTTCCTTAAGATGGGACCTGACCAGgaaccaccctagtcatagccctaaatgtattacatttagaatTGTTCTACAAACACAATTAGTTGCTCCACATTAACAAACATTAACTCAGCATTGCAATGAAAAATATAATATGTACAGAGGGATCTGTTTGCAGAACAAGAGTTTTATTAACAAAAAGTAAACATATGAGTTTGCATTACAGAACAATTATTTTGTAGTTTTACAcatcatttcatgcaattctacacaacATAATCAATTGGGgctccctggaggtcagggcccctgggcacgtaCCCTGCATGCAAGGTTAGTAATTCGGTCATGATGAatagtttagatagctggctagattaACTAGACTAATTAACCAATACAGCATGTTTAACTGACATGTGCTGATACCTCTGATTGGCAGATCTGTACACCAGTGCTTTTGGCATCACCAGCTGATCCAATAGAGAAGTACGGGTAGAGAGTCTCAGTGAATGTGTCTTTATGAGTGTAGATGAGTGTCATGTCTTTGGAGTCGTAGAAGGACACCTCCCCCTGGTCGTAGTCCAGCTGAACTCTGATCCTCTGGGGTTTCTTCTTCAGGAGGACGGTCTCTCCCTTTCCATTAATATACTTACCACTCCTCTGCAGTATAGCCCAGAATCCATACTTTGGTGATATATAAACATCCCCCTTCCTGTCAACTGACTCTTTAGCCACGCCCAGGTTCCAGTCAGGATgatcccccacctccacctcccagcTGTGTTTACCTGAGCTGAACCCCTTAGAGCCCAGAATAGTTGCATACTTCATGAATCTCTCTGGGTTGTCAGGGAGCTGCTGCTTTGGGCCAGTTTGACTCACACTGGTCAGatcatcagacagacagagccaggaGGATGCAGTGTTGGGGTCCAGAATCACAGGAGCTTCAGAACAAAGAGATATTCCACACATTATACCATGTAGTCTCTTTTCATATACACTAACAATACTACTTCAAATAGAGTACTTAATTAAATCTATCTTACATTATTCTAGATCATGTCCTCTCCTATCCAGTACTCACTGTGTTTGATGATCTCCTTCATCTTCTCCCAGACTCTGAACTTCAGGTTTCCCAGGTGTTTGGCCACGTCTATCAGCCCCCCTGACACCAGCTGTGGATCTGGCATTGTGCACTGGGCTCTGGAATAACATTCAGGAGTCAGAACGTATGTGGGGTTGGGTTCACAACCACAGAGAAGAGAGACGAGTAGCAGATCACTTACCTTACCTTCATGGTCTTGAAGTTCTGTAAAGTAGAGTATATAGTCATCAATATCATTGATTCATCAATACATCTTTGAGTTAATTTATAATGTATGTCTGAGAGAGAGCCGTCCTTACCTGCAGGAATGAGATGTCTTCATCTTTCAGCTCCTCCTCTATGGCTCTGATTGTGTCTGAAAGTGATGATATCTCTCTGTAGATCTGCTCAATCTTCTCCTTCATCTTCTGACTCTTCtgcttctcttcctctttcagaGCAGCTATCctggcctcctcttcctctcgtaGAAACTGGTGAAGTTTCTCAAACTCCTCCTTAATCTGCTTCTCTGTGTGCTGGGCCTGGCTCTGGAGACAGTGAGAAGAATATATCATTCTACAATTCTTATCAGAATTAAATCCTACATGTAGGCTACAATTGAAACAATACATGCTGTACTATTGTAACTTTACATAATTTATACGAACCTTAATGTGCACTGCTGTTTGATCACAGGTTTGTTTAACTTTATTAAAGACCTTCAGCTTCTCCTGTAAGGGCTTCAGGTCAGTCTGGAGTTCCTCCTGGAATGAGACAGAACCTCACTGAGGGGACAACCTCTGGACTCACTTTATAGGAGAGAACGTGTCTTCACAGCAACTTAACGTTTTTATGTCATGAATcgtgttctggaggcagctctacggagtggtcactagctggcacagccacaacgtcataaaatctgattttaaacctaaccctaaccttaaccacactgctaactataatgtctaaccttaaccacactgattactctaatgtctaaccttaaccacactgctaactataatgtctaaccttaaccacactgattactctaatgtctaaccttaacctcaaactaagaccaaaaagcaaatgtttattttaatacatttttaaaacatagCCAATTTTGCCATTGCAGCTGGCTCATCTAGTGGaaatcactcagttctgcctccagggaaAGATTCATCTTTCATTGATGACAATGAAAGTAAACCTGTAACAGTATATCTCTACCACTGTAGAGACATTTGTTTTAAGTTTCACGGTCAGAGATACACTATACGTTTTCACTCAGGATCTCACACTTCAATTTCATACCAAACAGTGATTTATTATGTATCAGAATCTGAAATTCACAATTATTCAGTCAACACAATGTGTAGAACATCTATTATCTAAATGAGTCAGACTCATTAATAAAACATTGATAACTTCATGTTCCATAGTTTGAGTATTGCTGTATCACATATTTTCTATCAGAATCTTCCTCCTACCTTGTGATCCTGTACAGCCTCATCTACAGGGATGCAGTCATGATTTTTATGTTTCCTTGAGACCTGACACACCAAACAGATGGGCTCtttatcctccagacagaacagaCTGAGTTTCTCACTGTGTAGACTGCAGAGCACCTTGGACCCTGTGGTTGGATCTGTCTGTCTCCTTTCCCGTAAGGCCTCACACAGGTTCAATAGAGAAAGGTTTATAAGGGGATGATCCTTAGACGATCGTCTCCTGCAAACTGGACATTCCCGAGATTCCTCGTCTTTCCAGCATTCCTTTAGACAGGCTTGGCAGAAGCTGTGGCTGCATGGCAAAATGACAGGATCCTTAAAGATGTCAAGGCACACCGTACAGGAGAAATCCTCCTCTGGGAGAGATGAACTAGAAGCCATTTTCTCACACGGTGTCACTCCCTGTTCTGGTATGAGATCTGAAAGTTAATTTCACTTTCACTTTTAAAACGTCCTCTCTTAAACGGACACGTTATTCAAAGCAAGTGAAGATGCATGTAAAGTTCACCGTCTTGATGATATTACCTTGTATTGGTTGGTTTAGCACCCTGATATTTCAGAACAATCTAAATAAAATCCCAGTGTTGTTGTGTGTCAGACAGACATGAGTCCTGGAGAGTTATTAAAGTTACAGCACTGAGATGAACTTTAGTCATCATGGACTCGGGGGTGGAGTTTCAAGTCTCTGGTCCTGTTTAAATATTTAACATCCaacatttaaaatatgttttatttctctaactataaatattattttttacccCCACAACACGGCTAGAACATTTTCAAAATAATACTTATATTTGTAGACCATTGCATAACACAGCAAATGGTCAAATCAACCATTTAAATTGACTTTCTAGTCTACTTTTGTCTAAAAACAGCTAAATAGAAAAAGCACTACAATTTTAAATACTTTGTCCCCTGATTGAGGCTTGTAGATATTTTCCAAGTGGA encodes the following:
- the LOC110499355 gene encoding tripartite motif-containing protein 35: MASSSSLPEEDFSCTVCLDIFKDPVILPCSHSFCQACLKECWKDEESRECPVCRRRSSKDHPLINLSLLNLCEALRERRQTDPTTGSKVLCSLHSEKLSLFCLEDKEPICLVCQVSRKHKNHDCIPVDEAVQDHKEELQTDLKPLQEKLKVFNKVKQTCDQTAVHIKSQAQHTEKQIKEEFEKLHQFLREEEEARIAALKEEEKQKSQKMKEKIEQIYREISSLSDTIRAIEEELKDEDISFLQNFKTMKVRAQCTMPDPQLVSGGLIDVAKHLGNLKFRVWEKMKEIIKHTPVILDPNTASSWLCLSDDLTSVSQTGPKQQLPDNPERFMKYATILGSKGFSSGKHSWEVEVGDHPDWNLGVAKESVDRKGDVYISPKYGFWAILQRSGKYINGKGETVLLKKKPQRIRVQLDYDQGEVSFYDSKDMTLIYTHKDTFTETLYPYFSIGSAGDAKSTGVQICQSEVSAHVS